agtcgactacgaacccatcagatgaattgataatggctgattggttgattcatgccgatgacgctgttttcggagcttgggTGAacatcatatcggaatagctgtcgtaatccgaggaatttgaactggttaagggattcatctcgtacgatcagatgaaggattttcgataagaaatagattataggatgtagattagtaccctgcaatacataatttacatatgcatatataatactaaaatcccataagttacggaggaatctgcagaaaatgtcaggcaaagtttacaataacagatatgctaagatatgaattagcagatatgctaagatatgaattttgtctatacactaatcatgcaatcaatgcaataagatgtatctagattaaggatgataagaaagtgattttctaagaatgataagcaggtaattttcgacacgaaaagataagcaaaacttttgacatgcagacacagtcgaagtccagacttactaatgcatcctaacgactatcagttagacacactaatgcaagaccaggttcgctaagaccaccgctctgataccaactgaaaggacccgtcctaatctatccggacgaagtccatattgattataaacgattcacaacagttgattacatcgcgaggtacttgacctctatatgatacattttacaaacattgcattcgtttttgaaaagacaatctttcattacattgaaagttaacggcaggcatatcatttcataatatatctaactataattgacttaattataatcttgatgaacgcaatgactcgaatgcaacgtcttttgaaatatatcataaacgactccaagtaatatatctaagatgagcaaatgcacagcggaagattttttttaatacctgagaataaacatgctttaaagtatcaaccaaaaggttggtaagttcattagtttaacataaataaacattttcatcattttaatagaccacaagatttcatattgccaattctcataaacatacgtcccatgcatagagacaaaaatcattcatatggattgaacacctggtaaccgaccttaacaagatgcatatagaatatcccctatcattccaggctGGATGCAATTACATGTTTAAATCACATGCTTAAATGGTatcttatttatttacatatttacttatacacacttgttcgtgaatcgtcgggcatagtcaagggttaaatggatgtatgaaatagttcaaaacttttgaggcttaacattacagactttgcttatcgtgtcggaatcatagtaagattaagtttaaatttggtcggaaattcccgggtcatcacaatttgttCCTGTAGATCCTCTTCTGACACgtacccgtcttcatctggggctctgaatgttccgggggctgacggaccagttgcgtttcctgcattatctgccatatctgcactaccacaccaacacttagtggaaaacatgttagtacctatcaactaacgcatgtaatccctatattcacttaacccatcccctcatatatgtttgacacaacacaaggtttgggaacatgacattcaacacaatgtacatgcggccaaacctatgctctgataccaagttgtaacaccctgattttttttttaaatcacagcggaagtcttaattcacataaatacccttagttaattacgaatatgattatcacaaatcattagctagttacttattacaaaccaccggtgttacgttaaacaactagttacatatttataaaagttaagacatcagagttcgtcttgtcaaacatatcgtcaacccaactcccgtccctaccagcactaagatcgaaaacctaCAAGGgatgaggtgaggggggttagcacgaggctaagtgaatggaatcatctaatagatctagcatacagtaccaacttgtacaactacagcaactacaacaatccataacaggcaactgaaaactaataactagcaactatcaactggcaacaatcaactagcaactatgctccaactagagactcggcggcttgtacgagcacacgaccactagctgatcagtctagcgtctaccgaaagtccttactactgaatctccagtatagtaaatccacacgcaggtgatgcgtcattcaatactatactcaacaaacagtagccaactggacccaaccacaacaaggttgacctctctgagctgaacctaacaacaataggtcaacaggcaactacaacttgtgcacacaactgttaagcaactatcactacgaacaactgttcctacgactagcatggcaactctacgatgatcattattacaacatatctactaagcatagcaactataacagtataacatagtagcacaacttgctactctatactacacccggagataatcccactcaccgattaccagctacagctcagttatcttacttctgagcttcttccttgttcttatcacctgagaacaacacaacgaagtcaatatacatatctcaatcaatagtataatcaaatcatactataaactaggtcataacaccatatattcataattttatgagtctacatcatgactccattcaataatggcatacaggtgcgtgcaaaacacgacatacacactaaaactccttttccgacccaaaaacagtttgatctagttttttaaaagttcatcattgaaaattattctttattacgattctaacgatagtttattcatcaaaaacggagttacgttttgaaagttacgcccgtttcaatttcataaaaggtactgtagcaaataatgaaactgtagcaaatagtgacactgtagcaactcggcactgtagcaaataatgacactgtagcaaatagtgacactgtagcactcgggtactgtagcaactcggtactgtagcaaatcgggtactgtagcaaactgggtttcgaaccaatttcgctgatttcgTATTTTTttcccccaaaaactcgatttttgagcaattttgatcaaattttaagcacatggaagctactaaacatatatacaacctatttctaacatcaattgagcatcacaaacacatgtaatcaagaatcaagcatcaaaatgCATGAAACCCATatgaacccaaaacccattttgagcaagaattaatacatgaatctatgatatgcataccttatattgatcacgaaatcacaaggaatatatctctagcttcaattaatccaaagacttacaaaatcaaattagggtttatgtgtgtgtttgtgtatacGTTCGTGTGTGggtttgatgaaatgagaaatggatagaactatccagatacatacacttaaatgagttacaaactcataccccatatcacacaggtatttaccagttatcttatctgataacctttcgtatctccttaggcggtcctaacggagtccaaattaaataaaccaacctgttctgtgacccttgtcacaaactggtctcaactaaacgaccaaataattataaacatataattataaaaatcactaattacgccctaccccagggtacaatggtcatttcatctaggcccaaaatgcgggtgttacagtttaagtccccaattagttggaatatttgacttcggatataaggataatttgacgaggacactcgcactttatatttatgactgatgaactgttatggacaaaaaccagatggacatatcgaataattcaagacaaaggacaattaacccatggtaataaactaaaatcaacacgtcaaacatcatgattatggaagtttaaataagcataactcctttatttcatatttcatcgcatttttatttactgtcattttatttattgcacttttaattatcgtactttttaattatcgcaattttatttatcgcactttaattattgtcatttactttacgctttaaattaagttgtatttaatatttttacattaggttttaactgcgactaaaattttaaaatcgacaaaccgttcattaaacggtaaaaactcccttttataataataatactacttatatatatatatatatatatatatatatatatatatatatatacaaatatagttttaaaaatatagcgttaaacttggctagttccctgtggacgaaccggacttactaaaaactacactactgtacgattaggtacactgcctataagtgttgtagcaaggtttaggtatatccactctataaataaataaataacttgtataaaattgtatcgtatttaatagtttttcataataaatatataactatttcgtatacacctctacgcacatcaaaaactaacactttacgttacgcgacgtgtaccttttaacaATAATCATACTTAATTCACTAGTAACTATATTACTCGAAGTGTGACTTAATCattcaagtgttttggtcatttgcttctataaatcagtggcttgttgtttatcataatatattattttaaatcaggacgttttatgactaatttaatatatatatatatatatatatatatatatatatatatatatatatatatatatatatatatatatatatatatatatattagaattataaatttatacataatatatatgtttgaaatatttatttaatgatataatatttgtcatttcaaaactaattatatttcaaaggttattatatataatcgtttaaataataaaatttactatGTCGTAGCACGTTTatgtttttgaaacactatatatataaatttataatataaatcttTAATTGATTTCTTCTAATcctatataatcaatttacctttataatAGATTACACTAACTCGgtttttgaaatcattttcatatatttgaaaatagatcagtcgaaCATTATGAAAAAACAgttttccactaacttttatctaacccacgtcaattgacacatttgttcttatttgtaaatgactttaccatttattccgaatatcgttaaaatgggaagatttctcaaatcaatgtggacctctctaCAGAGACTCGtaaccataattcaatgtatctgataattcaatcatttgatattatcttttaattctgtcgataattattttaaatatattttgaaacaaatacgttcatgtaaagtattatacgtctaatactttgttaacgttttcatgttataatatatacacatataatcatatccgttcatataatggtttaaatgaatgtatgaacacagtttaaaattcttgagatttaacttaacaaactttgcttatcgtgtcggaaacatataaagattaaagttaaaatttggtcggaaatttccgggttgtcacaatgcgTTTTTGTTTCGTGTTACGTTTCGCGTTATGTATCGCGTTTTCTTACCATTTTTGTGTTCAGCTTCGCGTTACATTTCACGTTATGCTCATTGTTACATTTCGCGTTGTGCGCAGTGTTACATTTTGCATTTAGATATCACGTTTTTTGTTATGCGTTTTTATTTTGCGTTTGTGTTTCGCGTTTACGTGAACAATAATTGACGGGAATGTTTTCTATAGTCGGAACAGAGGTCACTCTGACAATTTCCAAGATAAAGAAAACATCATTTACTAAGATACTTTCTTTGCAAATTGTCTATATGTCCATCTCATATCATATTGACATTACTCAAATAACATACATTATTAGTCGcaatatttattcttattattatagttTCACGTGGGTTTGGAGAATTTTTGGCTCTTATTTGGTTAAACTGTTAATCTCGTACTTAGAGTATTTAATGGGAGTGTAGCGGTTTATTTTTTCAAGAATTTCAGCTCTAAAGTGTTAAAATAAGCGAAAACGCATTTTCAAGGTCAGGACGTGGCATATCCCATGAAGTTTCAGTAAGAGTTTGATGCTGAGGATTTGCAATGTGGCGTGATAGTGGATTACAGCGCATCAGTTCCAGAATGTTGAAGGAGGTGCGGCACATCGTGCCCGTTTTGCAGGAGTTTCGAATTTTTACCCTATTTAACGAAGGAAACATATCATTATTGAAGAGACTCATTCAAACGAACTGGAGGGCAATTTTTAGGGTTCTTGTGGCCGTTTTCAAGGGTTCTTCATCTTCTTAACATCAAGATTGAAGCATATTTTTGATTGTTACTCTTGGTTTCATTTATTTTAGTTAAAATTATTATGTACTCATTTAGTTTCAATTGTTGTTAATTCTTCATATAATATTGCAATGTTTAATTTTTGTTTAAATCGTGTTTAACAAACTATCCATTATTATGTTTATTTGATACTTTACTTCAATCACATAAGTTATTCAACGGTTAATGTGAGTTAATTCGTGATATATAACTTTTGCTTCTAACACTTTAGTGATCTAGACAATTACATATATATTTCTAAGTGATTAAGGTATGTGTGTAGTTAGTGATTGAATGGTATTGTAATTTCATAATTGTGTAATCACATTCGAGTGATCGTTGTGATTAGGTTTTATGCGAGTAAAACTGTGTTGAATCTAGGATTATAGTCAAAATATAATTTAGTTGATTGGAAAGAATTTACGTGAGTTTATTTAATCTAGTTAACTTAGGTTTGTTGAATATCGACGGGTGATCACATGACTATATATTTTCCCACATTGTTTATCATTTTACCTGCAAATGACAATCCACACTGATTGTGAATCATCTAAGTGAACACTTCTTTCTCTTGCTGGTTAATTCGTTAGTTTATTTTCTGTTTTAGTTTAATTCAAACATCACTTATAAAACCTTTTTCATAgaataattaattgttttatttctTAATCACACTTCTTTATGTGGAACAAACTGGTCTATTTAATTGCTAGTTACTGCGTCGTCGAGTTTAGTTGCATGTATTGTGTGATAGTTTTTGAGTAGATTTGCTAGTAATTTTTAGGTTAGGTTCTTTCACATCGACTTTTTGACTTCGTTGTCGGGGAGCGTTTCGAGATTTAATTTCTACAAAATTTACTTGATTTAGTTTAGTTTTGCTTTGTTATTACGGATTAGGTTTGAGTTTATGAACCGTTGTGACTCAACAAACCCGGTTCAACAATTTTCAAACCCTTTTTTTTGTATATCCTGCTGTTTTGGACGCCCCTAAAATCACAAACAAGGAGGTTTGTTTTCATCATCGTAAGCCGTCGTAATAATTGTAGTAATGTTTTTTCTTTTcttcaaaaaaatgaaaaaaaaaaaattacttctcaTTTATCTAAAAAGGTGTTTACTCTTGATACTAACCCCATATATCAGACGGAGTGAgtatataataatatttactattacataaatgatagttaaaataaaataataatattaaatatgattataagtgaataaaagttaactaacaataaatattaaattaaaattaaataatataaaaaaaataaaatgatgtaaTTAATGAGTTGACTTCGAGCCAAGCTAAAACTTATAAAATATTAAAAGAGCTGTGCTCTAACGTACTAGGCACGAATTGAATCGAATTCGAACTCgagctttttaaaatttaaacgactCAAGTTCAAGCGTAACCAAGTTCGAGTTTGGCACTTCGGCTTTGCTCGTTCCTGACAAAGTTTTTACTTATATATCCCGTTTTGAACGGCCCTAAAATGAGAAACAAGTAGGTTTGTTTTCATCATTGTAAGCCGTCGTAATAATTGGAGTAATTTTCTTTTTTTTCAGATATGGATCCTCTTCCTTCCTCTGAAACCCTAGCTTCCTCCGATTACactaatcaacaacaacaacaaccgcccaCCGATTCTGACAAATTTCCTCCTCAACCACAAACCCTAGATCCTAATccagttgttgatacatctgagaATGGTACGGAAAAAGATAACTCGGACACAACGATCAAGAGGCGTAGGCGGAGTAGGTGGGACCCTCCTACCGATACTAATGGCGGAGATGAGAATAAGAAGAGGAAGTCTCGTTGGGCAGCTGAAGAGCCTCCTAAAACAGGTGCAGCAGGTATGTTAGGGTTTCAATTGCCTGATTTTATGAAGGATTTCACGGATATGGATCCTGAAATTCAAGCACTTAATGCTAGGTTAATGGAAATCAGTAAAATTCTTCAATCTGGTCAGCTATTAGACGATCGTCCCGAAGGTTCTGCTAATCGGTCTCCTTCACCTGATCCTGTTTATGATAATCTTGGTACCAGAATTAATACCAGAGAATACAGGGCTAGAGAAAGGCTTAACCGTGAGAGACAAGACATCATCTCCCAGATTATTAAAAGAAACCCTGCTTTTAAACCCCCTGCTGATTACAGACCACCTAAGCTTTACAAGAAACTGTATATCCCTATGAAAGAGTATCCTGGTTACAATTTTATCGGACTTATAATCGGCCCTCGTGGTAATACTCAGAAGAGGATGGAGAAGGAAACCGGTGCTAAGATTGTTATTCGTGGTAAAGGTTCTGTGAAAGAAGGTCGGTTTGGTCAAAAACGTGATTTAAAGTTCGATCCTTCTGAAAACGAAGACTTACATGTACTAGTTGAAGCTGAGACTCAGGAAGGACTTGATGCTGCTGCTGGGATGGTTGAAAAGCTATTGCATCCTGTTGATGAAGGTTTGAATGAACATAAAAGACAGCAGCTTAGAGAGCTTGCAGCTCTTAATGGAACTATAAGAGATGATGAGTTTTGTAGATTATGTGGTGAACCTGGACATCGTCAATTTGCTTGCCCATCTCGATTGTCCACTTTTAAGAGTGATGTTTTGTGTAAAATATGTGGTGATGGTGGACACCCGACTATTGATTGTCCTGTCAAAGGTACTTCAGGTAAGAAAATGGATGATGAGTATAAGAATTTCTTGGCAGAACTTGGTGGGACCCTTCCAGAGGGTGTAACCACCAAGCAAACGACACCATTGCCAATAATGGATGCTAGTGGTACTTCATCAGTAGGAAGTAGTAATCCACCATGGGCAGCTTCTTCTTCTATAAACGGAACATCAGCACATCCTGGTCTAGGAAGCACTGCATCAAAAATCGGGGGTGGATTTGGTATTGGATTTGGTAAGGAGATTGATGATACAAATTTATACATTGGGTATTTGCCGCCCACATTGGAAGATGATGCTCTTATTAGATTATTTTCACCTTTTGGAGAAATAGTAATGGCAAAGGTGATTAAAGATAGGGATACTGGACTGAGTAAAGGTTATGGATTTGTTAAATATTCAGATATATCTCAGGCTAATCAAGCGATTGCTAGTATGAATGGCTATCGTTTAGATGGAAGGGCGATTGCGGTAAGAATTGCAGGAAAGCCACCTCAACCTCCTACTGTCCCACCCGGTCCTCCTCCTCCACCTCCTGCCGCCGCCGCTGCACCGCCACCAATGTATCATCCTCGTGGCGGATATCCGTCTCAGCAGCAGCAGATGACATCATCGGGTGGAAGCTATATTACAGCACCAGTTCCGTGGGGACCACCACCTCCTTTTTACACTTCCTATGCTCCACCTCCACCTCCTCCTGGGTCAAACATACCTCCTCCTGGGTCAAACATGCATTCATCTTACCTACCGGATCAACATTACGGTACTCAATATCCTTCTTCTCTGAACACTACTACAGCTACTGAAACCCAACAAAGCTATACAGGTACACATTCTACATCACACAATCAAAGTGCATATCCTTCAGCTTACTCTGCTTATTACAATgtacctccaccaccaccaccaccgcctgcGTCACAGTCTGCAGCGGTTGATCAGCAAAGTTTTGCAAGTGCACCCTGGTCTTCAAATCCACCCCCACCTGCTGAGTCAACTCACCAAACAGCTTATGGGACAGACCCCGAGTATGACAAGTTTATGGCTGAGATGAAATGAATCATTTCATCACTGGGTCTACTTTTCCGCTTCGGCTGTAAGTATGCATTGTATTTAAAACTTTTTGCTTAGTCACTTGGTAAGGATATGGCATCTACTTAAAAATTAAAGCTTGAGTAGAATTTAACCCCAGGTTTAGTCATTTAtgattttgctctatatatatatatatattatgttagaCATGATGGTATCAATAGTTGTATAGGAACATGAGACAAGATAGTTATTCCTGTCCATCAATTTAGTAGTTACTAA
This genomic stretch from Rutidosis leptorrhynchoides isolate AG116_Rl617_1_P2 chromosome 11, CSIRO_AGI_Rlap_v1, whole genome shotgun sequence harbors:
- the LOC139874255 gene encoding splicing factor-like protein 1 isoform X1, yielding MDPLPSSETLASSDYTNQQQQQPPTDSDKFPPQPQTLDPNPVVDTSENGTEKDNSDTTIKRRRRSRWDPPTDTNGGDENKKRKSRWAAEEPPKTGAAGMLGFQLPDFMKDFTDMDPEIQALNARLMEISKILQSGQLLDDRPEGSANRSPSPDPVYDNLGTRINTREYRARERLNRERQDIISQIIKRNPAFKPPADYRPPKLYKKLYIPMKEYPGYNFIGLIIGPRGNTQKRMEKETGAKIVIRGKGSVKEGRFGQKRDLKFDPSENEDLHVLVEAETQEGLDAAAGMVEKLLHPVDEGLNEHKRQQLRELAALNGTIRDDEFCRLCGEPGHRQFACPSRLSTFKSDVLCKICGDGGHPTIDCPVKGTSGKKMDDEYKNFLAELGGTLPEGVTTKQTTPLPIMDASGTSSVGSSNPPWAASSSINGTSAHPGLGSTASKIGGGFGIGFGKEIDDTNLYIGYLPPTLEDDALIRLFSPFGEIVMAKVIKDRDTGLSKGYGFVKYSDISQANQAIASMNGYRLDGRAIAVRIAGKPPQPPTVPPGPPPPPPAAAAAPPPMYHPRGGYPSQQQQMTSSGGSYITAPVPWGPPPPFYTSYAPPPPPPGSNIPPPGSNMHSSYLPDQHYGTQYPSSLNTTTATETQQSYTGTHSTSHNQSAYPSAYSAYYNVPPPPPPPPASQSAAVDQQSFASAPWSSNPPPPAESTHQTAYGTDPEYDKFMAEMK
- the LOC139874255 gene encoding splicing factor-like protein 1 isoform X2, with translation MEISKILQSGQLLDDRPEGSANRSPSPDPVYDNLGTRINTREYRARERLNRERQDIISQIIKRNPAFKPPADYRPPKLYKKLYIPMKEYPGYNFIGLIIGPRGNTQKRMEKETGAKIVIRGKGSVKEGRFGQKRDLKFDPSENEDLHVLVEAETQEGLDAAAGMVEKLLHPVDEGLNEHKRQQLRELAALNGTIRDDEFCRLCGEPGHRQFACPSRLSTFKSDVLCKICGDGGHPTIDCPVKGTSGKKMDDEYKNFLAELGGTLPEGVTTKQTTPLPIMDASGTSSVGSSNPPWAASSSINGTSAHPGLGSTASKIGGGFGIGFGKEIDDTNLYIGYLPPTLEDDALIRLFSPFGEIVMAKVIKDRDTGLSKGYGFVKYSDISQANQAIASMNGYRLDGRAIAVRIAGKPPQPPTVPPGPPPPPPAAAAAPPPMYHPRGGYPSQQQQMTSSGGSYITAPVPWGPPPPFYTSYAPPPPPPGSNIPPPGSNMHSSYLPDQHYGTQYPSSLNTTTATETQQSYTGTHSTSHNQSAYPSAYSAYYNVPPPPPPPPASQSAAVDQQSFASAPWSSNPPPPAESTHQTAYGTDPEYDKFMAEMK